One segment of Burkholderia multivorans ATCC BAA-247 DNA contains the following:
- the chrA gene encoding chromate efflux transporter: MNPSTLSASGRRPWPVFVAFLRLGLTSFGGPVAHLGYFRDEFVTRRGWLTERAYADLVGLCQFLPGPASSQVGMAIGLSRAGYAGMCAAWLGFTLPSAVLMMLAALGMHAGGAPLGAGALHGLRIVSVAVIAQAVWGMARTLCADARRATLMAAAACVALLAPAAWTQIAVIAAAGAAGVVLLPQAARDAHDPLPLHVSPRAGVLWLASFAALVVALPLAARALHADSLAIVDAFFRTGALVFGGGHVVLPLLQAAVVAPGWVDDSTFLAGYGVAQAVPGPLFTFSAFLGASLRIEPNGWLGGMIALVSIFAPSFLLVAGTAPFWARMRRNARMQAALAGVNAAVVGLLLAALYHPVWTDTIVSPRDFGAALVAFVALTFWRVPPWAVVIASAALGWLATTLA; encoded by the coding sequence TTGAACCCGTCGACGCTGTCCGCCTCCGGCCGACGCCCTTGGCCCGTGTTCGTCGCATTCCTGCGGCTCGGGCTCACGTCGTTCGGCGGTCCCGTCGCGCATCTCGGCTATTTCCGCGACGAATTCGTCACGCGGCGCGGCTGGCTGACCGAGCGCGCCTATGCGGATCTCGTCGGCCTGTGCCAGTTCCTGCCGGGCCCGGCGAGCAGCCAGGTCGGGATGGCGATCGGGCTGTCGCGCGCCGGCTATGCGGGGATGTGCGCCGCCTGGCTCGGCTTCACGCTGCCGTCGGCCGTGCTGATGATGCTGGCGGCGCTCGGCATGCACGCGGGCGGCGCGCCGCTCGGCGCGGGCGCGCTGCACGGGCTGCGGATCGTGTCGGTCGCGGTGATCGCGCAGGCGGTATGGGGCATGGCGCGCACGCTGTGCGCCGATGCGCGGCGCGCGACGCTGATGGCCGCGGCCGCGTGCGTCGCGCTGCTCGCGCCGGCCGCATGGACGCAGATCGCCGTGATCGCGGCGGCCGGTGCGGCGGGCGTCGTGCTGCTGCCGCAAGCGGCGCGCGATGCGCACGATCCGCTGCCGCTGCACGTGTCGCCGCGCGCCGGCGTGCTGTGGCTCGCGTCGTTTGCGGCGCTCGTCGTCGCGCTGCCGCTCGCCGCCCGCGCCTTGCATGCCGACAGCCTCGCGATCGTCGACGCCTTCTTCCGCACGGGCGCGCTCGTGTTCGGCGGCGGTCACGTGGTGCTGCCGCTGCTCCAGGCCGCCGTCGTCGCGCCGGGCTGGGTCGACGATTCGACCTTCCTCGCCGGCTACGGCGTCGCACAGGCGGTGCCCGGGCCGCTGTTCACGTTTTCGGCATTCCTCGGCGCGTCGCTGCGCATCGAGCCGAACGGCTGGCTCGGCGGCATGATCGCGCTCGTGTCGATCTTCGCGCCGTCGTTCCTGCTCGTGGCCGGCACCGCGCCGTTCTGGGCGCGCATGCGGCGCAACGCACGGATGCAGGCCGCGCTCGCGGGCGTCAACGCGGCCGTGGTCGGGCTGCTGCTCGCCGCGCTCTATCACCCGGTCTGGACCGACACGATCGTGTCGCCGCGCGACTTCGGCGCCGCGCTCGTCGCGTTCGTCGCGCTGACGTTCTGGCGCGTGCCGCCGTGGGCCGTCGTGATCGCGAGCGCGGCGCTCGGCTGGCTGGCGACGACGCTCGCGTGA